One stretch of Deltaproteobacteria bacterium GWA2_45_12 DNA includes these proteins:
- a CDS encoding C4-dicarboxylate ABC transporter, with translation MSTTIILVLFAIIGSPLFIIFGATALYSFHQVNIDTSAIMIEFYRMASAPTLITIPLFTFAGYMMAESGTPKRLVNVAQAFVGWMPGGLALVTILACAFFTAFTGASGVTIIALGGLLYPILVKEKYPDKFSMGLVTSCGSLGLLFPPSLPLILYGLIASVSIDKLFLAGILPGMVLMLGLSAYSIYFGVKSKVTRVPFDGRNIIKAIKAAAWEVPLPFIIIIGIYGGLITASEAAAVTAMYVFIVEVFIYRDLKLFTDIPRVIRESMVLVGGILIILGVAMGMTNYIVDAQVPMRIFDWVSQYISSKLMFLVLLNIFLLIVGCLMDIFSATIVVVPIITPIAYRYGVDPVHLGIIFLTNLEIGYLTPPVGLNLFISSFRFKRSIIELYRIAIPYLVIMFLCLLVITYVPWLSTWLVSVLGVR, from the coding sequence ATGAGTACAACAATCATCCTTGTGCTTTTTGCCATTATTGGGTCCCCCTTATTCATCATCTTTGGGGCCACGGCCCTTTATTCGTTTCATCAAGTAAACATTGATACTTCGGCCATCATGATCGAGTTCTATCGCATGGCCTCGGCCCCCACGTTGATCACGATTCCCTTGTTTACTTTTGCCGGTTACATGATGGCTGAAAGCGGTACGCCCAAGCGTTTGGTGAATGTGGCCCAGGCCTTTGTGGGATGGATGCCCGGGGGATTGGCCTTGGTGACGATTCTGGCCTGTGCTTTTTTTACGGCTTTTACCGGAGCCAGTGGGGTCACCATTATTGCCTTGGGAGGGTTGCTTTATCCCATTTTGGTCAAGGAAAAATATCCGGACAAATTTTCCATGGGGCTGGTGACAAGCTGTGGTAGTTTGGGGCTTCTTTTTCCGCCCAGTCTTCCGCTGATCCTTTACGGACTTATTGCCTCGGTAAGCATCGATAAATTGTTTTTGGCAGGCATTCTTCCCGGCATGGTCCTGATGCTGGGTTTGTCTGCTTATAGCATTTATTTTGGTGTCAAAAGTAAAGTAACCCGTGTTCCTTTTGATGGCAGAAATATCATCAAGGCAATCAAGGCCGCTGCCTGGGAAGTGCCTTTGCCGTTCATCATTATCATCGGTATTTATGGGGGGCTTATTACCGCCAGTGAAGCTGCTGCGGTTACGGCCATGTATGTTTTTATTGTGGAAGTCTTTATTTATCGCGACCTGAAATTGTTCACGGATATCCCGCGTGTCATTCGTGAGTCGATGGTTCTTGTGGGAGGCATTCTTATTATTTTGGGTGTGGCCATGGGGATGACCAATTATATTGTCGATGCCCAGGTTCCCATGCGGATTTTTGATTGGGTGAGCCAGTATATTTCAAGCAAGCTCATGTTCCTTGTGTTGCTTAATATTTTCCTTTTGATTGTGGGCTGTCTGATGGATATTTTTTCAGCCACGATTGTGGTGGTTCCCATTATTACGCCCATTGCCTACAGATACGGAGTTGATCCGGTGCATTTGGGAATTATTTTCCTTACCAATTTGGAAATTGGTTATTTGACACCGCCCGTGGGATTAAATCTTTTCATTTCTTCCTTCCGTTTCAAGCGTTCGATCATCGAATTGTATCGAATTGCCATCCCGTATTTGGTGATCATGTTTCTCTGTCTTCTTGTCATCACCTATGTTCCATGGCTTAGTACATGGTTGGTGAGTGTTTTGGGAGTAAGATAA
- a CDS encoding acyl-CoA dehydrogenase produces the protein MHFQLDEQQKMIQDMARDFAQNEVAPFAAELDEKAEFPSRHLKKMGELGLMGMMVPEQWGGAGLDMVSYVLALEEISAACASTGVTMSVNNSLYCGPISRFGTDEQKKKHLIPFARGEKLGAYCLSEPGTGSDAANQQTTAVKKGDVYVLNGTKNFITSGPNADAMVVFAMTDKAKRAKGISAFIVEKTFKGFSVGKVEKKMGIRASSTSSIILDNCEVPGENLLGKEGEGFSIAMNTLDYGRVGIATQAMGISRAALEAAIKYAKEREAFGQTISNFQAIQWMLADMSTRIEASRLLTLKAAWLKDQGKPCSMEACQAKLFSSETSNFVTNKAVQIHGGYGYCREYPVERLLRDARITEIYEGTSEIQRLVIARHLLK, from the coding sequence ATGCATTTTCAACTCGATGAACAACAAAAAATGATTCAGGACATGGCCCGTGATTTTGCCCAAAATGAAGTGGCTCCTTTTGCCGCCGAATTGGATGAAAAAGCCGAGTTTCCTTCCCGCCACCTTAAAAAAATGGGCGAGCTGGGGCTGATGGGCATGATGGTCCCTGAACAGTGGGGCGGGGCAGGGCTGGATATGGTTTCCTATGTTTTAGCCCTGGAAGAAATTTCAGCGGCATGCGCCTCAACGGGGGTAACCATGTCGGTGAATAATTCCCTTTACTGTGGGCCCATTAGCCGTTTTGGAACCGATGAACAAAAGAAAAAACATTTAATTCCCTTTGCCCGCGGTGAAAAATTGGGCGCTTATTGTTTGTCTGAGCCTGGCACCGGTTCGGATGCGGCCAATCAGCAAACAACGGCTGTTAAAAAAGGGGATGTTTATGTTTTAAACGGCACCAAAAATTTCATCACCAGCGGTCCCAATGCCGATGCCATGGTCGTATTTGCCATGACGGACAAGGCCAAGCGTGCCAAGGGGATTAGCGCTTTCATTGTTGAAAAAACCTTCAAGGGTTTTTCGGTGGGGAAGGTGGAAAAGAAGATGGGGATTCGGGCTTCTTCTACTTCCTCGATCATTCTTGATAACTGCGAAGTGCCGGGTGAAAATTTGTTGGGAAAGGAAGGGGAGGGTTTTTCCATTGCCATGAACACGCTTGATTACGGCCGTGTGGGCATTGCCACCCAAGCCATGGGGATATCACGGGCGGCATTGGAAGCAGCCATTAAATATGCCAAAGAGCGCGAAGCCTTTGGTCAGACGATTTCCAATTTTCAGGCCATTCAATGGATGTTGGCGGACATGTCCACACGTATTGAAGCCAGCCGTCTTCTTACCTTGAAAGCTGCGTGGCTTAAAGACCAAGGAAAACCCTGCAGCATGGAAGCCTGCCAGGCCAAACTTTTTTCATCCGAGACCTCTAATTTTGTCACCAATAAGGCGGTGCAGATTCATGGAGGCTATGGTTATTGCCGTGAATATCCTGTGGAACGCTTGCTGCGTGATGCGCGCATTACAGAAATTTATGAAGGCACCTCTGAAATTCAAAGATTGGTGATAGCACGACATTTATTGAAATAA
- a CDS encoding methylmalonyl-CoA mutase, giving the protein MMKKKLRILIGKPGLDGHDRGAKIIARTLRDAGYEVIYSGLHQTPEMIVNTAIQEDVDAIGLSILSGAHNFLFPEVIRLLKEKGIGDVVVFGGGIIPPDEISGLKKQGVAEVFTPGADTRDIVKWIEGNVKPRM; this is encoded by the coding sequence ATTATGAAAAAAAAATTACGCATCTTAATCGGCAAGCCCGGCCTGGATGGCCATGATCGGGGGGCTAAAATTATCGCCCGCACTCTTCGGGACGCCGGCTACGAAGTCATCTATTCCGGTCTTCATCAAACCCCTGAAATGATCGTGAACACGGCCATCCAGGAAGATGTGGACGCCATCGGCCTTTCCATTTTGTCCGGCGCCCATAATTTCTTGTTTCCGGAAGTCATCCGTCTTTTGAAGGAAAAAGGAATCGGCGATGTTGTTGTCTTTGGCGGGGGCATTATCCCGCCCGATGAAATCAGTGGGTTGAAAAAACAGGGTGTAGCCGAGGTTTTCACTCCTGGCGCGGATACAAGGGATATTGTGAAATGGATTGAGGGGAATGTGAAGCCACGCATGTAA
- a CDS encoding acetyl-CoA acetyltransferase (Catalyzes the synthesis of acetoacetyl coenzyme A from two molecules of acetyl coenzyme A. It can also act as a thiolase, catalyzing the reverse reaction and generating two-carbon units from the four-carbon product of fatty acid oxidation), translating to MKEVVIVAAARTPVGSFLGSLSGVTAPQLGAVAIKEAVHRAGLKPNEVEEVIMGCVLTSTVGQAPARQALLGAGLPNETAALTIGKVCGSGLKSVMLADQIIRSGDAKIVVAGGMESMSNAPYSMPQARNGFRMGHGKVLDTLVHDGLWDPYNNLHMGSIAEKCAREYKITREMQDEFSAESYRRAQAAVKDGVFKDEIAPVTIVSKKGNTVVDSDEEPGRGNIAKLKDLKPAFDKEGTVTAGNASSINDGAAALVVMCGEEAKKRGLKPLARIVAQAQASLAPDWFTMAPAEAMEKALKKANLKVSDIDLWEVNEAFAVVAVANNNKLGIPADKVNVNGGAVAIGHPIGASGARILVSLLYAMKKRNAKRGLASLCIGGGEGVALIVESV from the coding sequence ATGAAGGAAGTTGTGATTGTTGCGGCAGCACGTACCCCCGTGGGGTCTTTTTTGGGTTCTTTATCCGGTGTAACGGCTCCTCAATTGGGAGCGGTGGCCATTAAAGAAGCAGTTCATCGTGCCGGGTTAAAGCCCAATGAAGTTGAAGAGGTGATCATGGGTTGTGTGCTTACCTCTACAGTCGGGCAGGCTCCGGCCCGTCAGGCTCTTTTGGGTGCCGGGCTTCCCAATGAAACGGCGGCTTTGACCATTGGCAAGGTGTGCGGTTCGGGCCTTAAAAGTGTGATGTTGGCCGACCAGATTATCCGTTCTGGCGATGCCAAAATTGTGGTGGCTGGCGGGATGGAAAGCATGTCGAATGCCCCTTATTCCATGCCCCAGGCGCGGAATGGTTTTCGTATGGGCCACGGCAAGGTTTTGGATACTTTGGTCCATGATGGTTTGTGGGATCCCTACAATAATTTGCACATGGGCAGCATTGCCGAAAAATGTGCCCGCGAATACAAAATAACGCGTGAAATGCAGGATGAATTTTCGGCAGAGAGCTATCGTCGCGCGCAAGCTGCGGTCAAGGATGGTGTGTTCAAGGATGAAATCGCCCCCGTGACCATTGTTTCCAAAAAAGGAAACACCGTTGTTGATTCTGACGAAGAACCCGGTCGTGGGAACATTGCCAAGCTTAAAGACTTAAAGCCCGCCTTTGATAAAGAAGGAACGGTGACCGCTGGTAATGCTTCTTCCATTAATGATGGTGCGGCGGCCTTGGTGGTGATGTGCGGGGAAGAGGCCAAAAAACGCGGGCTAAAACCCTTGGCACGCATTGTGGCCCAAGCCCAGGCAAGCCTTGCTCCTGATTGGTTTACCATGGCTCCTGCCGAGGCCATGGAAAAAGCCCTCAAAAAAGCAAACCTTAAAGTAAGTGACATTGATTTGTGGGAAGTAAACGAAGCCTTTGCCGTGGTGGCCGTGGCCAACAACAATAAATTGGGCATTCCTGCCGATAAGGTGAATGTCAATGGGGGTGCGGTGGCCATTGGGCACCCCATTGGAGCTTCCGGCGCACGGATTCTTGTTTCTCTTTTATATGCCATGAAAAAACGCAATGCCAAACGCGGCCTGGCTTCGCTTTGTATTGGAGGCGGAGAAGGGGTTGCGTTGATTGTGGAATCGGTTTGA
- a CDS encoding DNA repair protein RecO: MLHEAKAIVLKKIPYGEDDLIVTLLTETGLKMSCFAPKARVSKKRFGTALDLFCVVYICYKEKPGSSLVSLSSAELLFSYQKIRANLSKFALVCFLSELVTEFVPEHMASPEIYSFFIQIMTLFESPQNLEDHFLPLLEHSVLSLTGYKPVLESCVECRDVFSEKENAYFFYGLKGGVVCSSCFSKQDPLSHAKESKGKVFPLSHGVILRLLHETLHQPQSWSGASWKKPEITEARQALEYFLQHIAGKPLKTLTFVSQILAS; this comes from the coding sequence ATGCTCCACGAAGCCAAAGCCATTGTCCTCAAAAAAATTCCCTATGGGGAAGATGATCTCATCGTCACCCTGCTTACCGAAACGGGACTGAAAATGTCTTGTTTTGCTCCCAAGGCCCGTGTTTCAAAAAAGAGATTTGGAACAGCCCTCGATTTGTTCTGTGTGGTGTATATCTGTTACAAGGAGAAGCCGGGTTCTTCCCTGGTTTCGCTATCTTCTGCCGAACTTCTTTTTTCATACCAAAAGATCCGGGCCAATTTAAGCAAGTTTGCTCTTGTATGTTTTTTATCCGAACTGGTGACGGAATTTGTCCCCGAACACATGGCCAGCCCCGAAATATATTCCTTTTTCATCCAGATCATGACCTTGTTTGAAAGTCCTCAAAATTTGGAAGACCATTTTCTTCCCCTTCTTGAGCATTCAGTCCTTTCTCTTACCGGATACAAACCGGTTCTTGAATCTTGTGTAGAATGCCGCGATGTTTTTTCTGAAAAAGAAAACGCTTATTTTTTTTACGGCCTAAAAGGTGGGGTTGTTTGTTCTTCGTGTTTTTCAAAACAAGATCCTCTGTCCCATGCCAAAGAATCAAAGGGTAAGGTGTTTCCCTTAAGTCATGGAGTTATTTTACGCCTTCTCCATGAAACCCTTCACCAACCCCAGTCATGGAGTGGTGCGTCATGGAAAAAGCCTGAAATAACCGAGGCTCGCCAGGCCCTTGAATATTTTCTGCAACATATTGCCGGGAAACCCCTGAAAACGCTCACCTTCGTTTCACAAATACTTGCCAGTTAA
- a CDS encoding methylmalonyl-CoA mutase — MVSRKKNNNSKRKKWEKETLKPFLKKSSERLSEFTTLSSEPIERLYTPEHLKKFSYRTDLGFPGEFPLTRGVYPSMHRGRLWTMRQFAGFGTAHDTNQRFHYLLKEGQTGLSTAFHFPTLMGYDSDSPRSRGEVGVCGVAIDSLADMETLFNGIPLDKVTVSMTINGPASILLAFFLVCAEKQNVPWTKVGGTIQNDVLKEYIAQNSYLVPPEPAMKIVVDMIEFCSKQVPKWNPVSISGYHIREAGSTAVQELAFTLADGVAYVQACIERGMKVDDFAPRLSFFFNAHMDLFEEVAKYRAARRLWARLMKTRFKAKKPESWKCRFHVQTAGCSLTAQQPENNIIRTTLQALGAVLGGCQSLHTNSMDETFALPTEKSVRIALRTQQVIAYESGVTNTIDPLGGSYFVEALTSKMEKEALDYIRKIDRMGGMIPAIRNGYPQMEIANASHRYQNQVERSVKIIVGVNDFVLENEPPIEILKIDSAAIEERQRQSLKELKSVRNVELVQKSLDALRQAALNDQNIMPALLDSARAYATVGEMADVLRKVYGEYHDPGIY; from the coding sequence ATGGTTTCCCGTAAAAAAAACAACAATTCGAAAAGGAAAAAATGGGAGAAAGAAACTCTAAAGCCATTTTTAAAAAAATCTTCCGAACGCCTTTCGGAATTCACAACTCTCTCTTCCGAACCCATTGAACGTCTTTACACCCCCGAACATCTCAAAAAGTTTTCTTACCGAACTGATCTGGGGTTTCCCGGTGAATTCCCGTTGACGCGTGGGGTTTATCCCAGCATGCATCGTGGGCGTTTGTGGACCATGCGCCAGTTTGCCGGTTTTGGAACGGCCCACGACACCAACCAACGATTTCATTATCTCTTAAAAGAAGGTCAAACGGGTCTTTCCACGGCTTTTCATTTTCCCACCTTGATGGGTTACGATTCTGATTCCCCTCGTTCGCGGGGTGAAGTGGGTGTTTGCGGGGTGGCCATTGATTCCTTGGCCGACATGGAAACTCTCTTTAACGGGATTCCTTTGGATAAAGTGACTGTTTCCATGACCATCAACGGCCCGGCTTCCATTTTGTTGGCTTTCTTTTTGGTGTGTGCCGAAAAACAGAATGTTCCCTGGACTAAGGTGGGGGGCACCATTCAAAACGATGTTTTAAAAGAATACATCGCCCAGAATTCGTATTTGGTTCCGCCCGAACCCGCCATGAAAATTGTGGTGGACATGATTGAATTTTGTTCCAAGCAGGTCCCCAAATGGAATCCGGTTTCCATTTCCGGGTATCATATTCGCGAAGCAGGCTCTACGGCCGTTCAGGAGTTGGCCTTTACACTGGCTGACGGTGTGGCCTATGTCCAAGCCTGTATTGAACGTGGGATGAAGGTGGATGATTTTGCCCCGCGACTTTCCTTCTTTTTTAATGCGCACATGGATCTTTTTGAAGAAGTGGCCAAATACCGTGCGGCCAGACGCCTGTGGGCCCGTTTGATGAAAACGAGGTTTAAGGCCAAAAAGCCTGAATCATGGAAATGCCGTTTTCATGTACAAACAGCGGGTTGTTCGCTCACAGCCCAGCAGCCCGAAAACAATATCATCCGCACCACTTTGCAGGCTTTGGGCGCGGTGTTGGGGGGGTGCCAATCACTTCATACCAATTCGATGGACGAAACTTTCGCTCTTCCCACCGAAAAATCGGTGCGGATTGCTTTGCGTACCCAGCAGGTCATTGCCTACGAGAGTGGAGTCACCAACACGATTGATCCTTTGGGGGGTTCCTATTTTGTCGAGGCTCTTACAAGCAAGATGGAAAAAGAGGCGCTGGATTATATTCGTAAAATCGATCGCATGGGGGGGATGATACCCGCCATCCGAAACGGGTACCCTCAGATGGAAATTGCCAATGCGTCCCACCGATATCAAAACCAGGTGGAACGTTCGGTGAAAATCATTGTGGGGGTTAACGACTTTGTGCTTGAAAACGAGCCACCCATTGAAATATTAAAGATCGACTCGGCGGCCATTGAAGAGCGCCAGAGGCAGAGCCTGAAAGAATTGAAATCGGTGCGCAATGTCGAACTTGTCCAGAAAAGTCTGGATGCTTTAAGGCAGGCGGCCTTAAATGACCAAAATATCATGCCCGCCTTGCTTGATTCTGCCAGAGCCTACGCCACGGTGGGTGAAATGGCCGATGTTCTTCGAAAGGTTTATGGAGAATATCATGATCCTGGAATATATTGA
- a CDS encoding toxin PIN, giving the protein MIAVDTNILVYANRVDSPFYVQADACITSLAESGASWAIPWPCLYEFLTVVTHPRIYKPSTPLKEACLQLDYLLQSPNLHLIGEDAEYWVGFRELIESSKITGPQIHDAKIAAICLQNNVRTLWTCDHDFNRIPSLKVINPLVAIH; this is encoded by the coding sequence ATGATAGCGGTTGACACCAATATATTAGTTTATGCCAATCGTGTGGATTCTCCCTTTTATGTCCAAGCGGATGCCTGCATTACTTCATTGGCTGAAAGTGGGGCGAGCTGGGCAATCCCTTGGCCCTGTCTTTATGAGTTTCTGACGGTTGTCACGCATCCTCGAATTTATAAGCCATCGACCCCGTTGAAAGAAGCTTGTCTCCAATTGGATTATTTGTTGCAGAGCCCAAACCTTCACTTGATTGGAGAAGATGCCGAATACTGGGTTGGTTTCCGAGAGCTGATTGAATCTTCCAAAATCACCGGCCCTCAAATACACGATGCCAAAATTGCGGCGATTTGCCTGCAAAACAATGTGCGTACCCTATGGACGTGTGATCATGATTTTAATCGTATCCCTTCTTTGAAGGTTATCAATCCCTTGGTAGCGATTCATTAA